A window of the Lactuca sativa cultivar Salinas chromosome 7, Lsat_Salinas_v11, whole genome shotgun sequence genome harbors these coding sequences:
- the LOC122195181 gene encoding formyltetrahydrofolate deformylase 1, mitochondrial isoform X1, with product MNEDLLDLSKMFNAVKSLVRVPSVDPKYKIALLASKQDHCLVDLLHAWQDGKLPVQISSVISNHDRVGNTHVMRFLERHEIPYHYLSKSKEKNVEDEILGLVEDTDFLVLARYMQVLSGNFLKRYGKDVINIHHGLLPSFKGGNPSRQAGSVFQFPNSVLSFLCFYVFYWRMTGF from the exons ATGAACGAGGACTTACTTGACCTATCAAAGATGTTCAATGCAGTTAAATCGCTTGTTCGAGTGCCTTCTGTAGACCCCAAATATAAAATCGCTCTTCTTGCTTCTAAGcag GACCATTGTCTTGTTGATCTACTGCATGCTTGGCAAGATGGAAAACTTCCGGTTCAGATAAGCTCTGTAATCAG CAATCATGATAGGGTGGGGAATACCCATGTGATGCGGTTCCTTGAAAGACATGAGATTCCATATCATTATCTGTCCAAGTCAAAGGAGAAGAATGTAGAAGATGAGATATTGGGGTTGGTTGAAGATACAGATTTCTTGGTCCTTGCTAGATACATGCAG GTGTTGTCTGGAAACTTTTTGAAAAGATATGGGAAGGATGTGATCAACATACATCATGGCTTATTGCCATCATTCAAGGGAGGAAATCCATCTAGGCAGGCAGGTTCTGTGTTCCAATTTCCAAATTCTGTTTTaagctttttatgtttttatgttttttactgGAGAATGACAGGCTTTTGA
- the LOC122195181 gene encoding formyltetrahydrofolate deformylase 1, mitochondrial isoform X2, whose product MNEDLLDLSKMFNAVKSLVRVPSVDPKYKIALLASKQDHCLVDLLHAWQDGKLPVQISSVISNHDRVGNTHVMRFLERHEIPYHYLSKSKEKNVEDEILGLVEDTDFLVLARYMQDRCCLETF is encoded by the exons ATGAACGAGGACTTACTTGACCTATCAAAGATGTTCAATGCAGTTAAATCGCTTGTTCGAGTGCCTTCTGTAGACCCCAAATATAAAATCGCTCTTCTTGCTTCTAAGcag GACCATTGTCTTGTTGATCTACTGCATGCTTGGCAAGATGGAAAACTTCCGGTTCAGATAAGCTCTGTAATCAG CAATCATGATAGGGTGGGGAATACCCATGTGATGCGGTTCCTTGAAAGACATGAGATTCCATATCATTATCTGTCCAAGTCAAAGGAGAAGAATGTAGAAGATGAGATATTGGGGTTGGTTGAAGATACAGATTTCTTGGTCCTTGCTAGATACATGCAG GACAGGTGTTGTCTGGAAACTTTTTGA